The Magnetococcales bacterium genomic sequence CGGTAAATGGTACTACGGCCAGTTTCGCACGGACAATAAATATCTTTCCGCGTATATGGCCCGTTTCGACCAACCCCATCGCCGCATTCACCAGGTGGCCGTCGAGGCCATGAACCTTTTGGACAAGGGGCAGGATCTTCAGGCCAAACAGCTGGTTCAAGAGGCGGAAAAGGGCATACTGGCCGGCCTGCTGACCCTGTTTGACGGAATTGGCGAGCTGGTGCGTAAATATCTGCTGGAGTATTCGGTGGTGATGCAGCACCGTGGCCAACTCTTTGCCGTAGCGGTGGATGATATCAACTTTTTCAGTGTGCTGGAGGAGATCAAATACCCTCTGCCCAGCCAAATGGGGCGTAGCGAACTGGTGGGGGCCCTGGGACGCTATCGCTCGCCGACGGATGAAAGCATGCGCGATGTCCTGCTGGTGGACGTAGCCCGCCTGTTGAACCAGAACGCCTTGCCTTCGGGAGATCGGCCCGATTCGTAACGGGTGTCCCCCTTTTTCCGCGCCATCCCCCCCTTGGGCCCTGCCGAAGTGGGTTTTTCCGTTTTTTCGCCCACGCCGTGGTGAAAGAGAGAGAAACCCGCTATACAGATCTATAATTTTCATAGATAATTTCGATTATTGACCGACTTTTCCCGGAGTTGGTCATGGCAACATTCCTGTCCGTAAAAGGGGTGAAACGCATGCTGGCAGAGGAATACTTTCACTTCAAACAGACCCTGGAGAACAAGGGCATTTTGTTTTCCTACTGCGGACAGGTTTCGGAAAGTCTGTTGGCCGCGTTGGGGGAGACCTTGAGGCGGCGCATGGCTCAGGAATCCACCGATGTCAACACCACCCGACGGGTTTTTTCGGTTTTTGTGGAATTGGTGCAGAATGTCATCCGCTACGGTGCGGAAGAGGAAGCGGAGGCGGCACAGGAGGCCCTGCATGAAGGGATCGTGGTGGTGGGACACCGCGAGGAGCGCTACTTCGTGGTCTGCGCCAATCTGGTCGAAACCCGGGAGGTGCCCCGCCTGAAGGAACGCCTGGAACGGCTCAATGGCATGAATCGCGACGAGCTGAAGCTTTACTACATGGAAAAGCTGCGCAATGGTCCGGAAGACACCAGTCTTGGCGCCACCGTCGGATTGATCGAGATCATGCGCCGGGCCACCCTTCCGGTGAATTTCGATTTTCACGATATCGGAAACGGCATGACATTCTTCTGTATTCAGGTCAATATCTAAGGATATACTGATGGAATCTCTCGTTCTGGCTGCAACGCAACGCACTCCGGCCGTGCATTTCAACTTTGCAGAAGGGCTTCTCTCCCTCTCCGGGGAATCCTATCCGGAAAACGCCTCCAGCTTTTTCGGTCAACTCTATCACGCCTTGAAGGCCTATCTGCAGGAGAGCCCTCCCAGGGAACTCCGTTTCGAGTTTCGCCTGGCCTATTTCAATTCCAGCAGCGCCAAGGCTCTCATGCACCTGATGCAGCTTCTGGAAGGCGCGGGGCAGGCCGACTGGAAGGTGACGGTGCGCTGGTACTTCAC encodes the following:
- a CDS encoding CZB domain-containing protein → MPENPFPSDSPYLVVTVDGGQYGISHEEVVSVSDLPAHTFLPQYPPEVRGVIPFRDGCLPLLDLRLCFGTRSRLLETEELITTMAQRRQDHVNWLNKLKGEVESGAAITVQTDPTKCAFGKWYYGQFRTDNKYLSAYMARFDQPHRRIHQVAVEAMNLLDKGQDLQAKQLVQEAEKGILAGLLTLFDGIGELVRKYLLEYSVVMQHRGQLFAVAVDDINFFSVLEEIKYPLPSQMGRSELVGALGRYRSPTDESMRDVLLVDVARLLNQNALPSGDRPDS
- a CDS encoding DUF1987 domain-containing protein; this encodes MESLVLAATQRTPAVHFNFAEGLLSLSGESYPENASSFFGQLYHALKAYLQESPPRELRFEFRLAYFNSSSAKALMHLMQLLEGAGQADWKVTVRWYFTEGDDTMEEFGRDFAQDFERIHFELEAVEG